Proteins from a genomic interval of Colletotrichum higginsianum IMI 349063 chromosome 6, whole genome shotgun sequence:
- a CDS encoding SAM domain-containing protein: MAAQKPEVGEILLVVHDFIARSSDELSLTKGDRVELIERDDEFGDGWFLGKHMVNGNSGLFPEVYTRPPPKTAPTNNFSKPLATLPEVANESKQTNTTDTAGPGDEITAPAAPPAPTPPAVSPAPVTLPLNSIKQETAPAESAPPATNPPPSAALGRLNTNQDYVLNETLNVIDEHITDLRSTPSNGAIRAPPTDSGSEYSAQLDHRMSYIHGEETDEEEEGMHSRSEVEAWSPDQVAEYLFTVGVEKSHCEVFRDQEITGEVLLGMDQSSLFIKAFELGSVGRRLKTWQKIKSLQDECNNLGMATRRTTQTYGSDVGSEDARRSRSRADTLTGSMPRMTPVDDRAMSFSSKRLSFSQTPKLDTASIASPVSPIVDSPTRPTHMKRPSAASVRDLHHSRRHSSSTDFRLTGAPAHSAVTPKLATNGTFPLTDGAHKKQPSFDRNWTLGSASTRPLSSTGLQDVMQQSGLHAPESAIDTDRGYFSGTEVDGRRRNVLRKRDSTASHTKKTSYADEQRVRSATAISRHSRLGSVDSNRDSVASPAAQKYYGVQSTAHRRTASTSTTQSTRPVPPVKDVGAPSVTKLEGRARASPVPESPASRQGVHAEWLSAVVKPSVKVTGLRAISDSVSGDRNKMASPVDPSLRDSPLPSPARTGSSTPSAGPSFELDSPDTAKSPSTATTVASKGSRKKGKKETSAYQRGLLKIKPADAVKDADYSGWMRKKSSNLMTTWKPRLFVLKGRRLAYYYSENDQEEKGLIDISFHRVLPADNEQLTGLHAKLTGAGMATGRDTDSSGDKGDDTMFIFKLVPPRAGLSRAVNFTKPTVHYFAVPNLKSGRLWMAALMKATIDRDDTQAITTTYQQKTISLAKARQMRHRPPALMNPEEAQEDQKRRAEEAKKNADSLGITFGETDSGVSGMEKPNFPKVESANPRKLAFESENDGSTGAPPQSA, from the exons ATGGCTGCTCAGAAGCCAGAAGTTGGCGAAATTCTCTTGGTTGTCC ACGACTTTATCGCTCGCAGCTCGGACGAATTGAGTTTGACAAAAGGCGACCGAGTTGAGCTGATCGAGCGAGATGATGAATTTGGCGATGGCTGGTTTTTGGGCAAACACATGGTGAATGGGAATAGCGGCCTGTTTCCCGAAG TCTACACCAGGCCACCCCCCAAGACCGCTCCGACGAACAACTTCTCGAAGCCACTGGCAACGCTGCCCGAAGTGGCCAATGAATCTAAACAAACAAACACGACGGATACCGCCGGCCCCGGCGACGAGATTACTGCCCCCGCCGCTCCACCAGCTCCTACGCCGCCAGCCGTCTCGCCCGCTCCCGTTACCCTGCCGTTGAACAGCATCAAGCAGGAGACCGCCCCGGCCGAAAGTGCGCCGCCAGCCACGAACCCGCCGCCTTCGGCCGCCCTAGGACGTCTCAACACGAACCAGGACTATGTACTGAACGAGACCCTTAACGTAATCGACGAGCACATCACCGATCTGCGCTCTACGCCCAGCAATGGCGCAATACGAGCCCCCCCCACCGATTCCGGCAGCGAGTACAGCGCCCAGCTCGATCATCGAATGTCCTACATTCATGGTGaagagacggacgaggaggaggaaggcaTGCACAGCCGCTCCGAGGTGGAGGCCTGGTCGCCTGATCAAGTTGCCGAGTACCTCTTCACGGTCGGCGTTGAGAAGTCTCACTGCGAGGTCTTCCGAGACCAGGAGATCACCGGCGAGGTTCTCCTGGGTATGGACCAGAGTTCCCTTTTTATCAAAGCATTCGAACTAGGGTCTGTCGGCAGACGGCTCAAGACATGGCAGAAGATCAAGTCTCTTCAGGATGAGTGCAATAACCTGGGTATGGCGACCAGAAGGACCACCCAGACATACGGAAGCGACGTTGGATCAGAAGATGCGAGGCGGTCTCGTAGCCGGGCCGACACCCTGACCGGCTCCATGCCCAGAATGACGCCCGTGGACGACAGGGCCATGTCATTTTCCAGCAAGCGCCTATCCTTCTCCCAAACGCCCAAGTTGGACACTGCCTCCATCGCCTCGCCAGTCTCCCCGATTGTGGACAGTCCGACCCGACCAACCCATATGAAACGGCCTTCGGCTGCTTCTGTCAGGGATCTGCACCACTCCCGTAGGCACTCGTCCTCCACCGACTTCCGTTTGACGGGAGCGCCCGCACATAGCGCAGTGACACCGAAACTGGCCACGAATGGAACGTTTCCTCTGACAGATGGCGCTCATAAAAAGCAGCCCTCGTTCGACAGGAACTGGACCCTCGGCAGCGCCTCCACCAGACCCCTTTCGTCCACCGGACTCCAAGACGTCATGCAGCAGTCGGGCCTACACGCACCGGAGTCCGCCATTGACACTGACCGAGGCTACTTTAGTGGAACCGAGGTCGACGGTCGACGCCGCAACGTGCTTAGAAAGCGCGACAGCACCGCCAGCCACACTAAGAAGACCAGctacgccgacgagcagAGAGTGCGCAGTGCGACTGCTATCTCGAGGCACTCGAGGCTTGGAAGTGTCGATTCGAACCGTGACAGTGTtgcgtcgccggcggcgcaaAAGTACTACGGTGTGCAATCCACCGCCCACAGAAGAACTGCATCCACAAGCACCACTCAGTCGACACGGCCAGTGCCCCCCGTCAAGGATGTCGGGGCACCCAGCGTCACGAAGTTGGAAGGCAGGGCCCGGGCCTCACCAGTGCCAGAGTCGCCAGCATCACGCCAAGGCGTTCATGCTGAGTGGCTTTCGGCTGTCGTGAAGCCGTCGGTAAAGGTCACCGGATTACGAGCCATTTCCGATTCGGTATCAGGAGACCGCAACAAGATGGCCTCACCAGTCGACCCTTCCCTCAGGGACTCGCCTCTGCCATCGCCCGCTAGAACCGGGTCGAGTACGCCTTCCGCCGGCCCGAGCTTCGAACTCGACTCGCCCGACACAGCAAAGAGCCCCAGTACCGCGACGACTGTGGCGAGCAAGGGCAGCAgaaagaagggcaagaaggagacGAGTGCCTACCAGCGCGGCCTGCTCAAGATCAAGCCGGCAGATGCCGTGAAGGATGCTGACTACAGCGGATGGATGAGAAAGAAGAGCTCCAACCTCATGACAACGTGGAAACCCCGCCTGTTTGTGCTCAAGGGCCGTCGGTTGGCATACTACTATTCGGAGAACGAccaggaggagaagggactCATCGATATTTCCTTTCATCGTGTTCTCCCAGCCGACAACGAACAGCTGACTGGTCTCCATGCCAAGCTTACTGGCGCTGGGATGGCTACGGGCCGCGACACGGACTCCTCGGGGGACAAGGGAGATGACACCATGTTCATCTTCAAGCTTGTTCCGCCACGCGCAGGCCTGTCCCGTGCCGTCAACTTTACCAAGCCAACCGTTCATTATTTTGCAGTCCCCAACCTCAAGTCAGGAAGACTGTGGATGGCAGCCCTGATGAAGGCGACCATTGACCGAGATGATACCCAGGCGATAACAACGACGTATCAGCAAAAGACCATTTCCCTTGCCAAGGCCAGACAGATGCGACACCGTCCTCCTGCGCTGATGAACCCAGAAGAGGCTCAAGAAGACCAGAAGCGgagggcggaggaggcgaagaagaacgCGGACTCCCTTGGCATTACATTCGGCGAGACCGACAGTGGGGTTTCCGGCATGGAGAAGCCAAACTTCCCCAAGGTCGAGAGTGCAAACCCCCGGAAGTTGGCTTTTGAGTCGGAGAACGATGGCTCAACTGGGGCGCCGCCACAGAGCGCTTAG
- a CDS encoding Methyltransferase, with amino-acid sequence MDFNYETQVASSQRMYTARADKYEDSFHPDYTKRFMAVADVRPGEHVLILACGTGLEVFAAAERVGEEGEIIGVDVTEAMLAKAREKQGRLNPSTRIRLFNHDATRLETLPELDGQAFDVILCSSAFVLFDDPGEVVRSWRRYLKPDGRLVVDVTHEDNLKVGLLLERAARRLGARFPSNRSWITDRNSFSGVLEGAGYVVERVQLIDKLSGQGDTTYGMDQVDEQFDWITGTSLTVNLATEEFKRKTRDLFREEWEKAAVDGKVVNVDAVYVYVARRA; translated from the coding sequence ATGGACTTCAATTACGAGACGCAAGTTGCATCCTCTCAGCGCATGTACACCGCGCGGGCCGACAAATACGAGGACTCGTTCCACCCGGACTACACCAAGCGCTTCATGGCCGTTGCCGACGTCCGGCCCGGCGAACACGTCCTGATTCTAGCCTGTGGCACTGGCTTGGaggtcttcgccgccgccgaaagagtgggcgaggagggcgagatcatcggcgtcgacgtcacGGAGGCCATGCTCGCCAAGGCGAGGGAGAAGCAAGGGCGCCTCAACCCCAGCACGAGGATTCGGCTCTTCAACCACGACGCGACGAGGCTGGAGACGCTGCCGGAGCTCGATGGACAGGCGTTCGATGTAATTCTCTGCTCCAGCGCGTTCGTCCTCTTTGACGACCCGGGAGAGGTCGTCAGGTCGTGGCGCAGATACCTTAAGCCGGATGGCAGACTAGTCGTCGACGTCACGCACGAGGACAACCTCAAGGTCGGGTTGCTGCTGGAGCGCGCGGCGAGGCGTCTGGGCGCGCGGTTCCCGAGCAACAGGTCCTGGATCACGGACAGGAACTCGTTTTCGGGGGTCCTTGAGGGAGCAGGGTACGTCGTGGAAAGGGTACAGCTGATAGACAAGTTGTCCGGTCAGGGCGACACGACATACGGCATGGACCAGGTTGATGAGCAGTTTGACTGGATCACGGGAACCTCGCTGACTGTCAACCTCGCGACGGAGGAGTTCAaaaggaagacgagggaTCTGTTCCGAGAGGAATGGGAGAAGGCTGCAGTCGATGGCAAGGTTGTGAACGTGGATGCCGTGTATGTCTATGTAGCTCGAAGAGCGTGA
- a CDS encoding Haloacid dehalogenase-like hydrolase: MTDSKQPKVLLFDIGGVCVVSPFQSILDYELSLGIPPGWINYSISKTSPTGFWHRLETGSIPMDKAFFEGFNADLHDQGRWEAFYAAQRVKNPSLPEQIPPLPAIDGEYLFNTMMTNSIPPDPWMFPALRKLKDSGKYILAALSNTVIFPEGHRLWRKDFTDDPVRSLFDVFISSAHVGLRKPDPSMYQLALKMLNEYAAKNARSERGQALGWADGIKAGDIVFLDDIGENLKEARKQGFGTIKVHLGRTYEAVEELEKITGLALEGDHPKIPVKPNLKGSGKAKL, from the exons ATGACCGACTCCAAGCAGCCCAAGGTGCTTCTGTTCGACATCGGCGGGGTGTGT GTCGTCTCACCCTTCCAATCCATCCTCGACTACGAGCTCAGCCTCGGCATCCCTCCAGGATGGATCAACTACTCCATATCCAAGACTAGTCCCACTGGCTTCTGGCACCGCCTTGAGACGGGATCGATCCCCATGGACAAGGCCTTCTTCGAGGGCTTCAACGCGGATCTACACGACCAGGGGCGGTGGGAGGCCTTCTACGCCGCCCAGCGCGTCAAGAACCCGTCCCTGCCCGAGCAGATCCCTCCACTCCCCGCCATCGATGGAGAGTACCTCTTTAACACCATGATGACCAACTCGATCCCCCCGGACCCGTGGATGTTTCCCGCTCTGAGGAAACTCAAGGACAGCGGCAAGTACATCCTCGCGGCGCTGAGCAACACCGTCATCTTCCCTGAGGGCCACAGGCTGTGGAGGAAGGACTTCACGGACGACCCCGTGCGCAGCCTGTTTGACGTCTTCATCTCGTCGGCGCACGTCGGGCTGCGGAAGCCGGATCCGAGCATGTACCAGCTCGCTCTCAAGATGCTAAACGAGTACGCCGCCAAGAACGCACGCTCCGAAAGGGGCCAGGCGTTGGGCTGGGCCGATGGCATCAAAGCGGGCGATATTGTGTTCCTGGACGACATTGGCGAGAACCTGAAGGAGGCGAGGAAGCAAGGTTTCGGGACGATCAAGGTCCATCTAGGGCGGACctacgaggccgtcgaggaacTGGAGAAGATCACGGGGCTGGCCCTAGAGGGTGACCACCCTAAGATCCCCGTGAAGCCTAACTTGAAGGGCAGCGGTAAGGCGAAGCTATAG
- a CDS encoding ribosomal L18p/L5e family protein → MAFHKLVKNSAYYSRFQTKYKRRRSGKTDYYARKRLITQAKNKYGAPKYRLVVRFTNRDIIMQIVTSEITGDKVFAAAYSHELPAYGITHGLTNWAAAYATGLLIARRTLSKLGLDKTFTGVEEADGEYTLTEAAETDDGERRPFKANLDVGLHRTSTGARVFGAMKGASDGGILVPHSEKRFPGYDIETKELDAETLKNYIFGQHVAEYMETLADDDEERYKSQFQQYIDDDVEADGLEELYSEAHAAIREDPWKKPERSNTKSKEEWKAESKKYKTQRLTKEQKEQRVKERIAELRAE, encoded by the exons ATG GCCTTCCACAAGTTGGTGAAGAACAGCGCGTACTACAG TCGCTTCCAGACCAAGTACAAGCGTAGACGCTCCGGCAAGACCGACTACTATGCTCGCAAGCGCCTGATCACCCAGGCCAAGAACAAGTACGGTGCCCCCAAGTACCGTCTTGTGGTCCGCTTCACCAACCGGGATATCATCATGCAAATTGTCACCTCCGAGATCACCGGTGACAaggtcttcgccgccgcctactCCCACGAGCTGCCCGCCTACGGCATCACCCACGGCCTGACCAACTGGGCTGCCGCCTACGCTACCGGTCTCCTGATCGCCCGCCGCACCCTCTCcaagctcggcctcgacaagacCTTCACTGgtgtcgaggaggccgatgGTGAGTACACCCtcaccgaggccgccgagaccgacgatggcgagcgCCGCCCCTTCAAGGCCAACCTCGACGTTGGTCTGCACCGCACCTCCACCGGTGCCCGTGTCTTCGGCGCCATGAAGGGTGCCTCCGACGGTGGCATTCTCGTCCCCCACTCCGAGAAGCGCTTCCCCGGTTACGACATCGAGACCAaggagctcgacgccgagaccCTCAAGAACTACATCTTCGGCCAGCACGTCGCTGAGTACATGGagaccctcgccgacgacgacgaggagcgctACAAGTCCCAGTTCCAGCAGtacatcgacgacgacgtcgaggctgACGGCCTTGAGGAGCTCTACTCCGAGgcccacgccgccatccGTGAGGACCCCTGGAAGAAGCCTGAGCGCTCCAACACCAAGTCCAAGGAGGAGTGGAAGGCCGAGTCCAAGAAGTACAAGACCCAGCGCCTCACCAAGGAGCAGAAGGAGCAGCGCGTCAAGGAGCGCATTGCCGAGCTCCGCGCTGAGTAA
- a CDS encoding Cell wall biogenesis protein Mhp1: MEQVHGVDVSWMTHGGSPKDRPPKAIPTRRSSTSAPRESSAPPASPTTVPGKATTEGTKPIPVSRPPLGRSASNEKPGPNGTPPSRRNSWFSNISSKFSSSPNGNNAQANQQPQGTPPKDPGPVPPKVTPAKNAVLPHAAKNDGDQPYTPAPPGRGQAGFLGVFRRLSTSGGVLGQGTRGTHGLVERKILNVDRNRERCQISDLHQAKLRRVAFSVDVEIAPMPKYVDTDMAVKKPLEKSKTRRMTEKGEGEALKNPKCLEEQKERDGVIHTTGEPVPREPEGEGEGEGVDSGKSKKDDDVKDANASTDKDKDTKKKEKKKKSEEERKARKEKKRKQAEANGTIPMEIHMDDSDSSSEGTPAATPKTTASPTTNPVRIYRRCCQLRETPILKKITEQLSSPTNCSSDIGMVQKLDLTGYWMQLADLVTLGDYLAVVPVKEVILENCGLTDEGLRVILAGLLAAKKPESKRRKSTQPDGLTIQGGFVERLVLKNNKLGPEGWRHICLFTYLCRTLKFLDVSTVPFPRPSQPAQSGHTHHLLRHSSNEERPQNPSATLFSKAIGERLGGPALELLNLGETNLTSDDLGVIIDGIVQCGIKRLGLAHNNIDEQGLQHVARYLSQSGCEGLDLGGNDIRDHTDIIANAISAKDSLWALSLAECNLKPGSLCKIFPALAQLKDFRFIDLSHNQDLCKSDPSAIGLLRKYLPKLEGLRRVHLADVAMTSEQAIALAEILPEAKMLAHISFLENPELVKLADAKTEEAQEEACALYASFLAATRVSKTIVCVDIDVPSDNSGEIVKALAKQVVAYCLRNMERFPIGDISSVISTVLAESQDSLPGGPIPPYPDVLAHLVGHDVLHDDSDNESAPDDDYVIGGTGVVKALTCCLKNRGDESRRQSGEFIRDFEDGVSVPAGPKPKLPPGKAKDMSKHLLASARKIRLRLQPALSKARVNPEEDEHNLRKLMFLDATLANIIKRFEDEFPDTRVSTDEASETTLPSQSDQLGTSLSSTEDPDHHSIPSDPEDETAFSVRPGLPRTNSTLSHTSKALAEEEGRIHRAGHKIRSGIIKPEYYGLLSGVLEVGLDPKHTAMLHQMIEEIDDPELIQKVEEKGIMRVFNEDRDQIREGLRALDPSHWDRFVESQEKARGNVKAGMANVVKAADEDAIED; this comes from the exons ATGGAGCAAGTTCATGGAGTAGATGTTAGCTGGATGACCCACGGCGGCTCACCCAAAG ACAGGCCGCCGAAAGCAATTCCCACACGACGATCCTCGACCTCTGCCCCGAGGGAGTCATCGGCGCCTCCTGCCTCTCCGACCACTG TCCCCGGGAAGGCCACCACAGAAGGAACGAAACCAATACCCGTGTCACGACCTCCACTAGGAAGAAGTGCTTCCAACGAGAAGCCCGGCCCAAACGGCACTCCGCCATCGCGTCGCAACTCGTGGTTTTCCAACATCTCATCAAAgttctcttcttcgcccaACGGCAACAACGCCCAGGCAAACCAGCAACCCCAGGGCACGCCCCCAAAAGATCCAGGTCCGGTCCCTCCGAAGGTGACTCCTGCCAAAAACGCTGTACTCCCTCACGCTGCCAAAAACGACGGTGATCAGCCATACACACCGGCGCCTCCCGGGCGCGGCCAGGCCGGCTTTCTCGGGGTCTTTCGCCGGTTGTCTACGTCGGGCGGAGTCTTAGGCCAAGGCACGAGAGGAACCCATGGTCTGGTAGAAAGAAAGATTCTGAACGTCGACCGCAACCGCGAACGGTGTCAGATCTCGGACTTGCACCAAGCGAAGCTGCGGAGGGTCGCATTTagcgtcgacgtcgagattGCGCCGATGCCCAAATATGTTGACACAGACATGGCTGTCAAGAAGCCGCTCGAGAAGTCGAAAACAAGGAGAATGACGGAGAAaggggagggcgaggcccTTAAGAACCCCAAGTGTCTCGAAGAACAAAAGGAGCGCGATGGTGTCATCCATACAACCGGAGAGCCCGTGCCAAGAGAGCCcgaaggggaaggggaaggggaaggggtgGACTCGGGCAAGTCAAAGAAGGACGATGACGTGAAAGACGCAAATGCTTCCaccgacaaggacaaggacaccaagaagaaggagaagaagaagaagagcgaagaggagaggaaagctaggaaggagaagaagaggaaacaggccgaggccaacggTACGATCCCCATGGAAATCCACATGGACGACAGCGACTCTTCCAGCGAAGGCACTCCGGCCGCGACACCAAAGACAACAGCATCTCCTACCACAAACCCAGTGAGGATATACCGTCGTTGTTGCCAGCTGAGAGAAACGCCCATCCTAAAAAAGATCACCGAGCAGCTGAGCAGCCCGACCAACTGCTCCTCCGACATCGGCATGGTGCAGAAACTGGATTTGACGGGGTACTGGATGCAGTTGGCGGACCTGGTGACGCTAGGCGATTATCTGGCCGTCGTCCCCGTTAAAGAGGTTATCCTGGAGAACTGCGGTCTCACAGATGAGGGTTTGAGGGTGATACTCGCCGGTCTTCTGGCTGCCAAGAAACCCGAGTCCAAAAGGAGGAAAAGCACTCAACCTGACGGTCTTACTATTCAAGGAGGGTTTGTCGAACGCCTCGTTCTCAAAAACAACAAGCTCGGACCTGAAGGCTGGAGGCACATTTGTCTCTTCACCTACCTCTGCCGCACGCTCAAATTTCTCGACGTTTCCACCGTTCCATTCCCTCGCCCATCCCAGCCGGCACAAAGCGGACACACTCATCACTTGTTGCGACATTCTTCTAACGAAGAGCGACCTCAAAACCCCAGCGCGACGTTGTTCTCCAAGGCCATAGGCGAACGACTGGGTGGCCCAGCGCTGGAATTACTCAATCTTGGCGAAACCAACCTGACCTCGGATGACCTCGGCGTAATCATCGACGGCATTGTTCAGTGTGGCATCAAACGACTGGGTCTCGCCCATAACAACATTGACGAACAGGGTCTCCAGCATGTTGCAAGATATCTTTCACAGAGTGGATGCGAAGGCCTCGACCTGGGTGGCAATGATATTCGGGATCATACCGATATCATTGCCAATGCAATCTCAGCAAAGGATTCTCTGTGGGCACTCAGTCTGGCTGAGTGCAACTTGAAGCCAGGCTCCCTCTGCAAGATCTTCCCTGCACTTGCGCAACTTAAAGACTTCCGCTTCATTGACCTTTCTCATAACCAGGATCTGTGCAAGTCGGATCCCAGCGCGATTGGTCTTCTGCGCAA GTATTTGCCAAAGCTGGAAGGCTTGCGGCGTGTTCATCTGGCCGATGTGGCCATGACCTCAGAGCAAGCGATTGCACTGGCTGAGATTCTTCCCGAAGCGAAGATGCTTGCACACATTAGCTTCCTTGAGAACCCAGAGCTCGTCAAGCTTGCAGATGCCAAGACAGAGGAAGCCCAGGAAGAGGCTTGCGCCTTATACGCCTCTTTCCTGGCTGCCACGCGTGTTTCCAAGACAATTGTGTGTGTCGACATTGATGTCCCCAGCGACAACTCGGGGGAGATTGTCAAGGCTCTGGCCAAGCAAGTGGTGGCTTACTGTTTGAGGAACATGGAACGCTTCCCAATCGGCGACATCAGCTCGGTTATTTCGACAGTCCTGGCGGAGTCTCAGGACTCATTGCCAGGTGGTCCCATCCCACCTTACCCCGATGTGCTCGCCCATCTTGTCGGCCACGACGTCCTCCACGACGACTCGGACAACGAATCCGCTCCGGATGACGACTATGTTATCGGTGGCACAGGCGTTGTCAAGGCTCTCACCTGTTGTCTCAAGAACAGAGGCGACGAATCAAGAAGGCAATCGGGCGAGTTTATCAGAGACTTCGAAGATGGTGTCTCGGTGCCTGCCGGCCCGAAGCCGAAGCTCCCTCCAGGAAAGGCCAAGGACATGTCGAAGCACCTGCTCGCTAGTGCGCGCAAGATTCGCCTGCGGTTGCAGCCTGCATTGTCCAAGGCCAGAGTCAATCCTGAGGAGGATGAGCACAACCTGCGCAAGTTGATGTTCCTTGATGCCACCCTTgccaacatcatcaagcGCTTCGAGGATGAGTTCCCCGACACTCGTGTGTCTACCGACGAAGCATCCGAAACTACCCTTCCTAGCCAGAGCGATCAGCTCGGAACATCGTTGTCATCAACAGAAGATCCTGATCACCACAGTATCCCGTCCGATCCCGAAGATGAGACTGCCTTTTCGGTCCGTCCTGGTCTGCCGCGCACCAACTCCACGTTGTCTCATACGTCcaaggccctcgccgaggaggagggtagAATACACAGGGCTGGTCACAAGATCCGCTCTGGCATTATTAAGCCCGAATACTACGGGCTACTTAGTGGCGTGCTTGAGGTTGGCCTTGACCCGAAGCACACGGCCATGCTCCACCAGATGATCGAAGAGATCGATGACCCTGAATTGATCCAAAAGGTTGAGGAGAAGGGCATCATGCGCGTCTTTAACGAGGACCGGGATCAAATTCGCGAAGGACTCCGTGCGCTCGATCCCAGCCACTGGGACCGATTCGTCGAAAGTCAGGAGAAGGCCAGAGGCAACGTCAAGGCCGGCATGGCCAACGTTGTCAAGGCAGCCGATGAGGATGCCATTGAGGATTGA